NNNNNNNNNNNNNNNNNNNNNNNNNNNNNNNNNNNNNNNNNNNNNNNNNNNNNNNNNNNNNNNNNNNNNNNNNNNNNNNNNNNNNNNNNNNNNNNNNNNNNNNNNNNNNNNNNNNNNNNNNNNNNNNNNNNNNNNNNNNNNNNNNNNNNNNNNNNNNNNNNNNNNNNNNNNNNNNNNNNNNNNNNNNNNNNNNNNNNNNNNNNNNNNNNNNNNNNNNNNNNNNNNNNNNNNNNNNNNNNNNNNNNNNNNNNNNNNNNNNNNNNNNNNNNNNNNNNNNNNNNNNNNNNNNNNNNNNNNNNNNNNNNNNNNNNNNNNNNNNNNNNNNNNNNNNNNNNNNNNNNNNNNNNNNNNNNNNNNNNNNNNNNNNNNNNNNNNNNNNNNNNNNNNNNNNNNNNNNNNNNNNNNNNNNNNNNNNNNNNNNNNNNNNNNNNNNNNNNNNNNNNNNNNNNNNNNNNNNNNNNNNNNNNNNNNNNNNNNNNNNNNNNNNNNNNNNNNNNNNNNNNNNNNNNNNNNAAGTCGACGATCGGGAGAGGTTGAAGCTGATGAAAATCATTGATagcaaaaaaatgataaattgtgcTTTTAGAAATTGGGAACTTTGCGTTTATCCGAATCTACCACAAACGAGCAAACACTCTTGGATGGTTAAAACTTGTTCGCAGGTTGAAAAACCTAGGTGTTTAATAATCGCTTTTCTCACCTATACGCCGGGAAGCGTGACGGACGGTTATAGCGGCGATTACGACGCGTGTTCGCTGACAAACGTTAAAGCATATATTAATTCAATCGAATACCCGTACGAGGATTTCAACGAGAGTTTCGACAAAAACCTGTTTACGATGTTCTATCAAAATTATATCGATTTCCAAAAACATTATTACGAGAGGGATAACTCCCAACCGTGCCTGTCGAGAGAAAAATATAAAGAGTTGGGACCATTTATCTGCATAGATTGTTCGCGACAAAGCGACGATGCGAAAATTTCTAACGTAGATCTACGTCTTGAAATAGAAGCATCCAATAACTTTCCCGCTAACACAGCCGCCTACTGTCTGGTTATTCACGATCGCGTGATTCAATACAACCCGTTTACCGGTGAAGttagaaaactataataattaacttattataaaaatacatccgACTCTTGTACGGTATATATGTGTTTGCATTTTACCATAGGATGTATAcaacacttatatattatataaaaataatatttgtaatatcgaatatgttttgtaattttgtgtttgtaataaatgaaataataaaaaaaatataacgtctttttttttttctaaaatattatatttgacaaaaatatatatatatatgcatggtACAACGCATGTAGAAAtctcattttagtattttacaatatatgtgCGTAGAGGGTAATAGTATCTCACAAACAGatggtacataatacatatatataggtacttattataacgtgttattatatacatgtgttCAATCTTGTCATCCTTTGGTCAGCCTCGACCGGAATGTTGAGGCCGGGGATGTGGCAGCCATTAACAATAATCCTAATATGTAAACATTGCTGGACCCTCGTGGAATCCAATAAgctgtgaaaaataatattcggaTAAAATATGtggggtattatattatattatagcatagaataatataatattatattattttaatattgtataacaatcaCCTCTTCAATATCGGCGGCTCCGTCATCATTACTCGGTACGTAATCTATACcgttattttgtatattggACGCCCAACACTTCGCCAGCTCTCTGTTCGCAGACAATTTAATCTGGTTAATGAAACTGTTCTCGCTATTTGGAAAGATATTCTGATATTCAGGGTGTGTCAGGGTGGGTCGGTATCGGCGGGGGGTGGTGAAGCGGGGGGTATCCAGAACCGGCCTTTCTACCCTACTNNNNNNNNNNNNNNNNNNNNNNNNNNNNNNNNNNNNNNNNNNNNNNNNNNNNNNNNNNNNNNNNNNNNNNNNNNNNNNNNNNNNNNNNNNNNNNNNNNNNNNNNNNNNNNNNNNNNNNNNNNNNNNNNNNNNNNNNNNNNNNNNNNNNNNNNNNNNNNNNNNNNNNNNNNNNNNNNNNNNNNNNNNNNNNNNNNNNNNNNNNNNNNNNNNNNNNNNNNNNNNNNNNNNNNNNNNNNNNNNNNNNNNNNNNNNNNNNNNNNNNNNNNNNNNNNNNNNNNNNNNNNNNNNNNNNNNNNNNNNNNNNNNNNNNNNNNNNNNNNNNNNNNNNNNNNNNNNNNNNNNNNNNNNNNNNNNNNNNNNNNNNNNNNNNNNNNNNNNNNNNNNNNNNNNNNNNNNNNNNNNNNNNNNNNNNNNNNNNNNNNNNNNNNNNNNNNNNNNNNNNNNNNNNNNNNNNNNNNNNNNNNNNNNNNNNNNNNNNNNNNNNNNNNNNNNNNNNNNNNNNNNNNNNNNNNNNNNNNNNNNNNNNNNNNNNNNNNNNNNNNNNNNNNNNNNNNNNNNNNNNNNNNNNNNNNNNNNNNNNNNNNNNNNNNNNNNNNNNNNNNNNNNNNNNNNNNNNNNNNNNNNNNNNNNNNNNNNNNNNNNNNNNNNNNNNNNNNNNNNNNNNNNNNNNNNNNNNNNNNNNNNNNNNNNNNNNNNNNNNNNNNNNNNNNNNNNNNNNNNNNNNNNNNNNNNNNNNNNNNNNN
The Acyrthosiphon pisum isolate AL4f unplaced genomic scaffold, pea_aphid_22Mar2018_4r6ur Scaffold_385;HRSCAF=811, whole genome shotgun sequence DNA segment above includes these coding regions:
- the LOC103311004 gene encoding uncharacterized protein LOC103311004, which produces MINCAFRNWELCVYPNLPQTSKHSWMVKTCSQVEKPRCLIIAFLTYTPGSVTDGYSGDYDACSLTNVKAYINSIEYPYEDFNESFDKNLFTMFYQNYIDFQKHYYERDNSQPCLSREKYKELGPFICIDCSRQSDDAKISNVDLRLEIEASNNFPANTAAYCLVIHDRVIQYNPFTGEVRKL